From the genome of Acropora palmata chromosome 4, jaAcrPala1.3, whole genome shotgun sequence, one region includes:
- the LOC141879899 gene encoding uncharacterized protein LOC141879899 — MELEALNSKLHKTEEHIRRRKRKINDLENVVNDSGYQAKKIKDDRGPNISSEVLSMNSEKLNLSGSSFSDAERRPWLHLGQSILALEPQKSYRKTTNHCSMLCGQH, encoded by the exons ATGGAACTTGAAGCTTTAAATTCGAAACTTCACAAAACTGAGGAGCATATTCGAAGACGAAAGAGAAAG ATTAATGACTTGGAAAATGTAGTCAATGACAGTGGGTATCAAgccaaaaagataaaagatgACAGAGGACCTAATATCTCAAGTGAAGTTCTTTCAATGAACAGCGAAAAGCTTAATCTTTCAGGAAGCAGTTTTTCAGACGCAGAAAGAAGACCCTGGCTGCACTTGGGCCAATCCATACTTGCTCTGGAGCCACAAAAAAGTTACCGCAAAACAACAAACCATTGCTCGATGCTTTGTGGACAACATTAA
- the LOC141879495 gene encoding uncharacterized protein LOC141879495: MPSLRRKPEEVFLHVGTNNLKSSEPRDIAEGIINLGLKIQNHSPDCKITISSLISRSDQTLNGKVKDVNKIVNQLAKQHAWRTIPHSNIKNEHLNASGLHLNVQGPSTNPELSFSSNILSSTDEFIPNNRGFKMACLNITSLSKHIDELRVLLQNNSLDLLAINETRLNETIADNEISISGYNIVRRDRPLNGRNGGGVCFYVRSNINYIVRVDLVSDQLENLSIEIIKPRSKPFIVATWYRPPNSPFELFSTFEYFVGKLDADGKEYYFMGDFNCNMLPASFYNAYTQALLNITDTYNLKRLITEPTRITPLSSTLIDVIFTNLPDNTTCSGVSHIGISDHSLIYVYRKISSPSVIKGTSTITYRQFKNFNRNTFRSDILAQPWDDLKGVHNPNEMWLKWKT, encoded by the exons ATGCCCTCTCTTCGCAGAAAACCTGAAGAAGTCTTCCTTCATGTTGGCACGAACAACCTCAAGTCCTCCGAGCCGCGAGATATTGCTGAAGGTATCATCAATCTGGGATTAAAGATACAAAACCACTCCCCGGACTGCAAGATTACTATTTCATCGTTAATTTCAAGATCAGACCAAACTCTTAACGGCAAAGTCAAAGATGTGAACAAAATCGTGAACCAACTTGCCAAGCAGCATGCCTGGAGAACAATTCCACACTCCAACATTAAGAACGAACATCTTAATGCAAGTGGACTTCACTTGAATGTACAAG GACCTTCTACCAATCCAGAGCTTTCTTTTTCTAGTAATATTCTCTCTAGTACCGATGAATTTATTCCGAACAATCGGGGCTTCAAAATGGCTTGTTTAAATATAACTAGTCTTTCGAAGCATATTGATGAACTTCGTGTCCttttacagaacaatagcCTTGATTTGTTAGCTATCAACGAGACACGTTTAAATGAAACCATCGCTGATAATGAAATCAGCATCAGTGGCTATAATATCGTTCGTCGTGATCGACCTTTAAACGGCCGAAACGGAGGTGGggtttgtttttatgtgcGTTCTAACATTAATTACATTGTGCGCGTGGATCTCGTATCTGATCAACTCGAAAATCTTTCGATTGAAATTATCAAGCCAAGAAGTAAGCCTTTTATTGTTGCAACGTGGTATAGACCCCCAAATTCACCTTTTGAATTATTCTCTACGTTCGAATACTTTGTCGGAAAGCTTGATGCGGATGGAAAAGAATATTACTTCATGGGTGATTTCAACTGCAATATGCTTCCAGCGTCTTTTTATAACGCTTATACTCAGGCTTTGTTGAATATCACTGATACCTATAATTTAAAACGGCTTATTACAGAGCCAACAAGAATTACGCCATTGAGTAGCACCCTAATCGATGTTATTTTTACTAATCTTCCAGACAATACTACTTGTTCTGGAGTGTCTCATATTGGAATTAGTGATCACAGTTTGATCTACGTCTACCGTAAGATTTCGTCACCTTCTGTTATCAAGGGAACTAGCACTATTACATATAGACAATTTAAGAATTTCAATCGCAATACTTTTCGCTCTGACATTTTAGCCCAGCCATGGGATGATCTCAAGGGAGTACATAACCCTAATGAAATGTGgctaaaatggaaaacttaA